Proteins from a genomic interval of Paenibacillus sp. FSL R5-0623:
- a CDS encoding SLATT domain-containing protein, with the protein MESVKKYAKINIYSEIEKKINTLNKTRINRIKMSSRLKEYSSKWKSIFFIFNIEAIVFVLLSISGKNISERFNDPLFGLISGVFSLYVILIQYYINELNYNERALKIHYHQLDIEDLTLRLKELLTKYNSQQIKLEEREIINEYKTIMHEYQTVLKNNENHDAIDNLIRISEELNLQVKVKDHSIDNLILVSNKFLLLFTPLFILYSIFS; encoded by the coding sequence ATGGAATCAGTAAAAAAATACGCTAAAATTAACATTTATTCAGAAATCGAAAAAAAAATCAATACGCTAAACAAAACAAGAATCAATAGGATTAAGATGAGTAGTCGACTTAAAGAGTACAGTAGCAAGTGGAAATCCATTTTTTTTATTTTCAACATTGAAGCAATTGTGTTTGTTCTTTTATCTATAAGTGGTAAAAATATATCTGAGAGATTTAACGACCCACTATTCGGTTTAATCTCTGGGGTTTTTTCACTTTATGTTATACTAATCCAGTATTATATTAATGAATTAAATTACAATGAAAGAGCACTGAAAATTCATTATCATCAATTAGATATTGAAGATTTGACTTTAAGACTCAAGGAATTATTGACGAAATACAATAGCCAACAAATTAAACTTGAAGAAAGAGAAATTATTAATGAATATAAAACTATCATGCATGAATATCAAACCGTTCTAAAGAACAATGAAAATCACGATGCTATCGATAATCTTATAAGAATAAGTGAAGAGCTTAATCTACAAGTAAAAGTAAAAGATCACTCGATAGACAATTTAATTTTAGTCTCTAACAAGTTTTTATTACTTTTCACACCATTATTTATTCTATACAGCATTTTCTCATAA
- a CDS encoding GyrI-like domain-containing protein: MNVNEHVIEQQSLTFVGIKRTFSCVDGKNLREIPKMWQDALADRIEERLNGFNNEAIPGLVGICVDQRELKDNQMEYWIATSYSGEVPEGLVSIELPASHWVVFEADELEPEAIQRLWHYIMTEWFPSTSYQHAGIPELEVYKGDGTPPQVWIPVKSV, encoded by the coding sequence ATGAATGTGAATGAACATGTGATCGAACAACAGTCTCTTACCTTTGTGGGCATCAAACGAACGTTTTCTTGTGTGGATGGTAAGAATTTAAGAGAAATCCCAAAGATGTGGCAGGATGCTTTGGCAGACCGCATTGAGGAACGTTTAAACGGGTTCAATAACGAAGCTATTCCCGGTCTGGTGGGCATCTGTGTAGATCAGAGAGAGCTGAAGGATAATCAAATGGAGTACTGGATTGCTACCTCTTACTCAGGTGAAGTGCCTGAAGGTTTGGTGTCCATCGAACTTCCTGCGTCCCATTGGGTCGTATTTGAAGCTGATGAACTAGAGCCGGAAGCGATACAACGGTTGTGGCACTATATTATGACAGAGTGGTTTCCTTCCACTTCATATCAGCATGCAGGGATTCCAGAACTTGAAGTGTACAAAGGTGATGGCACACCTCCCCAAGTCTGGATACCTGTAAAATCTGTGTGA
- a CDS encoding CBS domain-containing protein, which yields MEISYFLLPKAEVAYIKSTASMKDAIEQLESQHYTAIPVIDQDGKYVATLSEGDLLWKMRNTPGLTFDTMDQVQVHEINNRVYNECVFIEAEMEDMLTLAADQNFVPVVDVDRVFLGIIRRKDIIEYYTRNISD from the coding sequence ATGGAAATCAGCTATTTTTTACTCCCCAAAGCCGAAGTGGCCTATATCAAGTCTACCGCTTCCATGAAAGATGCTATTGAGCAATTGGAATCGCAACACTACACCGCCATTCCCGTGATTGACCAGGATGGAAAATATGTTGCTACCCTGTCCGAAGGCGATTTGTTATGGAAAATGCGAAATACACCCGGATTGACTTTTGATACGATGGATCAGGTTCAGGTCCATGAGATTAACAATCGGGTATATAATGAATGTGTATTCATTGAGGCTGAAATGGAGGATATGCTGACACTTGCAGCAGACCAAAATTTTGTGCCCGTGGTGGATGTCGATCGTGTCTTCCTCGGTATTATCCGTCGTAAGGATATTATTGAATACTATACGCGCAACATTTCGGATTAG